The DNA region aaaaatttaatttcttttgaggTGAATTCACGACCACGATCTGACCGCATTGCCTTGATAGTATAGCCGGATTGATTTTCTACGAATCCTTTGAATTCCTCGAACTTCTCAAAAGCATCGTCTTTATTCATCAAAAGATAAACCAAAGGTTTTCtgctgaaatcatcaataaaggttAGAAAATATCGACGACCTCCAAAGGAGGTTGGAGTGATTGGCCCACATATGCCTGTATAAATGAGTTCAAGAGGCTTCTTAGCTTGGTTGTGCGATTCATTCGGAAAACTTGCTCTAGGGTGTTTGCCCAGAACACACCCTTCAAAAATATCATCTTGAGCATTAATATGAGGAAGACCATTCATCATTCCTTTGCTTGAGAGAAGTTTAGAGTTCTGAAGTTCACATGCCCGTACCTCATATGCCATAGCCATGTACTATTCTTTATGCATGCACTTAAACATTTTACAGTAACATGCTTAATATCAAGAGAAAACATCCTATTTTTAGACATAGGAATATGAACAATAAGTTTGCTTTGCTTTCTCAAATGAAGACTACCATCTTTTAGTTGCATATTAAAACCTTTCTCAAGCAATTGTTCAAGACTAATAATATTTGTTTTCATGTCGAACACATAATAAACATTGGTGATGTATGTGTTAGCTCCATCTTTAAGTTTGATGAGAATCTTACCAACGCCTCTTACTTGGATTTTGGACGCGTCTCCAAATGAGATTTGTCCATTCACCATTTCATCAAACTTGGCAAACATATATTTACACCCGCAGATATGATTGCTTGCCCCGGAGTCTAAATACCACAAATTCTTGGTTGTGGAATCTCCATCCTTTCTTGCTAGCAAAACTACATCATTGTCATTGCCTTCTTTTGATGTATAATTAGCATTCCTTTGTACATTATTAGAGTGACATTCCATTGCATAATGTCCAAATTTGTTGTAAATATAACATCTTACATTTCTTTTGCTATACCTTTGGTCTCTACCTTGATTGTTGTCTTTACTTCTTCTTCGGCCTCGAGCAGAGCCCCTGCCACGGCCTCTACCTCGGCGACGTCCACAGAAGTCACCACGACCACCGCCGTTTTCTTGCGAACCTTCGGTCTTTGACTCTTCTTTCTGGTCAATAATCGTGAGCTTGGTTTGTAGAGTCTGCTCCATAGGCTCTCTCCGTCTTCGCATTCTTGCTTCATGAGCTTGTAGAGAGCTTAATAGTTCTTGCACATTCATTTCTTTCATATCTTTTGATTCTTTTATAGCCGCAACTACATAGTCATACGTTGGCTCCAACGAGCGTAGAATTTTCTCTACAACGCGACTATCTTCAATGTCATCGTCATTTCTTTTCAATTGGTTGACAATTACCAATACCCTTGTAAAATAGTCTGATACACTTTCGGACTCTTTCATCTCCAACGATTCAAATTCCCCTTTCAAGATTTGAAGGCGAATACTTTTTGCCCTTTCATCGCCTTTGTATGCTACTTGTAGGATCTTCCATGCCTTTTTGGAAGTTGTAGCTTCGGCTACTTTCTCAAAAGTAGCTTCATCAAGAGCTTTATAAATAAAGAAATAGCTTTATTATCTTTTCTCTTTTGTTCCGCCATTGCCGTCCTATGTGCCTCCGTTTGGTTGACTCATTCTTGAGGCTCTTTATAGTCTTTTTCAACAATATCCCACAAGCCTTCGCTCTCTAATAAGACATTCATTTGGATACTCCAATTACCATACTTCAAATCAACAAGATGAGGGATAGGAAGTATCGACATGACTCTGATACTATTTTGTTGGACAAggaattatgggagaagaaataaaaggattatagaagaaaaaatgtggaagaggaggagaatttttacgtggaagagaaggagaataaaACAAAAAACTCAACTTCCTTCgttcataaaaaaaatacatatttatagATTTATTGGATAAACATCAATCTCAGATAATCATgactcttattttttttattattattttatctctACAAAACTCTTGTTCCTATCATGATTATCACCTGATCCATTCTATCTTTATCCACTACCATCTCATTTATTCTATTCTATctataattaagtttattttttaacaTACTCTATGATATTGTCTACATTGAGGCAACTAAGTAGGACTATATTCAAGTGATTTTCGTACGACAATACCTTCCACTTGTAATTTTATAATCTGTTGCATATATTTTAAATACGAgactttaattataattaatcatAATAATTCTCCATGTGAAATACCTAAGCATCACCTCAAGAGTTTATCAAGTTCCCCATGCGACCACATCTTAACCATAGCTCTGATATTGTTGACCGATGAAATTTATATTCGTAAAATTTCAATCTCCGTTGGTGTATCTTTTTCACTGTGTTgggatatataaaataaaattttatctctttCTGTATTTATTTTTCCAAATCAATCAGTCAGTTGGTTGTTAAGTAAAGTAATGCATgtagttgcaaaaaaaaaaaacacaaaaagttCTCTGAATAACACTTCTTGTGCAATTTAGAATTCTTTCTACTAAGATTTTTTTTACAATCATAGATCATTATCAAATATTTATtgatagtaaattaattaaatgtgCATGCATAGGTGACTCATTTTCAGTGTGGTGGATTTATTGTCGGATTCAAATTCAATCACTTGGTGTTCGATGGCCTCGGTTTTGGACAATTCTTAAAAGCTATCGGTGAGATTGCTTGCGGCCAAACTCATCCCTCTGTCAATCCGATCTGGCATAGAGAGGTCTTCTCAGTCCCTCCAATGCTCTCGAAGTCAGATTCATCATTTATCACAACTAAGTTTGGCATTGTGAATTCCACATATGATTTCTCAATTCAAACAATTAGAAGACTGAAGGAACAAATCGCAAAAGAGACATCCAATATTCAATTCACCACCTTTGAAATCGTGACTGCAATTATATGGAAATGTCGAACACAAGCAATCGATGTCATAGGAGATGTTTCTCTTGGCTTTGTAGCTGACGTTCGTCATTTATTAGATCGGTTGCCAGAGGCGCGGGGCTACTATGGAAATTGCATCTATTTATTAACAGTCACAGCAACTAGTGAGCAAATCATGAAGGCATCACTTGCAGAATTGGTGAGGTTGATTAGAGATGCTAAAGAAAGTTTACCCACAAAGTTTAAGGAATGGGCTTCAGGCAACTTCAAGGAAGATCCAAATAAGATGTCAATTAGCTACAATACTTTGATTTTATCAGACTGGAGATGTATAGAGTTTTATGAAACTAACTATGGATGGGGAAGACCCCATTCTATTTGGCCTATAATACATGACTCTCCCTTTGCTAGCGGCATCATTCTAAAGCAGCCTTTGCCTAAGGACGGTGTGCGTTTTGAAGGACCATCAGTCATGAAGGAGCATGAGCAAAGATTTATGAATGAGATTAATAAATGCATAAACTTTAGCTAATG from Zingiber officinale cultivar Zhangliang chromosome 4B, Zo_v1.1, whole genome shotgun sequence includes:
- the LOC121976057 gene encoding myricetin 3-O-glucosyl 1,2-rhamnoside 6'-O-caffeoyltransferase AT2-like, with the protein product MSMASCRVKKVREELVVPFEPTPCATLPLSSIDHALGLAFMVEMISVYPYNNREPRRRAVILPAAKVIREALAKALVPYYPVAGRLVYSDGGHVEVTCNGEGVWFVEAAVTNDSLGNMNEWESIPDSIVKEELLPSSPAYMKQEEMILMMQVTHFQCGGFIVGFKFNHLVFDGLGFGQFLKAIGEIACGQTHPSVNPIWHREVFSVPPMLSKSDSSFITTKFGIVNSTYDFSIQTIRRLKEQIAKETSNIQFTTFEIVTAIIWKCRTQAIDVIGDVSLGFVADVRHLLDRLPEARGYYGNCIYLLTVTATSEQIMKASLAELVRLIRDAKESLPTKFKEWASGNFKEDPNKMSISYNTLILSDWRCIEFYETNYGWGRPHSIWPIIHDSPFASGIILKQPLPKDGVRFEGPSVMKEHEQRFMNEINKCINFS